In Anaerostipes hadrus ATCC 29173 = JCM 17467, a single genomic region encodes these proteins:
- the rpmG gene encoding 50S ribosomal protein L33: MEVEVVRTRVTLECTECKQRNYNMTKDKKTHPERMETKKYCKFCKTHTLHKETK; this comes from the coding sequence ATGGAGGTGGAAGTTGTGCGCACAAGAGTAACATTAGAATGTACAGAATGTAAACAGCGTAATTACAACATGACAAAGGATAAGAAAACTCATCCTGAACGCATGGAAACAAAAAAATATTGCAAATTCTGTAAAACTCACACATTACACAAAGAAACAAAATAA
- the secE gene encoding preprotein translocase subunit SecE, translating to MEKTNKAKKPSWFKELKAEFNRIIWPTKERIAKETAVVVICAIIIGVIVAVLDVGIQYGIQALVG from the coding sequence ATGGAGAAAACTAACAAAGCAAAGAAACCAAGTTGGTTCAAAGAGTTAAAAGCTGAATTTAACAGAATTATCTGGCCAACGAAAGAAAGAATTGCAAAAGAAACAGCAGTTGTAGTGATCTGTGCTATTATTATCGGAGTCATTGTTGCAGTTCTTGATGTTGGAATCCAGTATGGAATTCAGGCATTGGTTGGATAG
- the nusG gene encoding transcription termination/antitermination protein NusG, whose amino-acid sequence MAEANWYVVHTYSGYENKVKVDIEKTIENRKLQDEILEVRVPLEDVVEMRNGVKKQVSRKMFPGYVLIHMIMNDDTWYVVRNTRGVTGFVGPGSKPVPLTPAEMKPLGIQIGGEQQETPAREKIELDIEVGDMIVVTSGAWEGTTSAVTAINESKQTVTIEVEMFGRATSVEIDFLDIKKA is encoded by the coding sequence ATGGCAGAGGCAAATTGGTATGTTGTTCACACCTACTCAGGTTATGAAAATAAAGTAAAAGTGGATATTGAGAAAACCATCGAGAACCGTAAGCTTCAGGATGAGATCTTGGAAGTCCGCGTACCACTTGAAGACGTGGTAGAGATGAGAAACGGTGTGAAGAAACAAGTTTCAAGAAAAATGTTCCCAGGTTATGTTCTGATCCATATGATCATGAACGACGACACATGGTATGTGGTTCGTAACACAAGAGGTGTTACAGGATTCGTAGGACCTGGATCAAAACCAGTACCGCTGACTCCTGCAGAGATGAAACCATTAGGAATCCAGATTGGAGGAGAACAGCAAGAAACACCAGCAAGAGAGAAGATTGAACTTGATATCGAAGTTGGTGATATGATCGTTGTGACTTCCGGTGCTTGGGAAGGAACAACAAGTGCGGTTACTGCAATCAATGAAAGCAAACAGACAGTAACTATTGAAGTCGAGATGTTCGGAAGAGCAACTTCAGTAGAAATTGATTTCTTAGATATTAAGAAAGCGTAA
- the rplK gene encoding 50S ribosomal protein L11 has product MAKKVEGYIKLQIPAGKATPAPPVGPALGQHGVNIVQFTKEFNARTADQGDMIIPVVITVYQDRSFSFITKTPPAAVLLKKACKIQSGSGEPNRTKVATISKADLQQIAETKMKDLNAASIEAAMSMIAGTARSMGITVEE; this is encoded by the coding sequence ATGGCAAAGAAAGTAGAAGGTTATATCAAACTTCAGATTCCAGCAGGAAAGGCAACACCAGCACCACCCGTTGGACCAGCACTTGGACAGCACGGAGTAAACATTGTACAGTTTACAAAAGAATTTAATGCAAGAACAGCTGATCAGGGAGACATGATCATCCCTGTAGTAATCACTGTATATCAGGATAGAAGCTTCAGCTTCATCACAAAGACTCCACCAGCAGCAGTTTTATTAAAGAAAGCTTGCAAAATCCAGTCTGGATCAGGAGAACCTAACAGAACTAAAGTAGCTACTATTTCTAAAGCAGATCTTCAGCAGATCGCTGAAACAAAGATGAAAGACTTAAACGCAGCTTCTATCGAAGCAGCAATGAGCATGATCGCCGGTACTGCAAGAAGTATGGGAATCACAGTAGAAGAGTAA
- the rplA gene encoding 50S ribosomal protein L1 codes for MKKGKRYAELTKLVDRTNNYDPQEAVALVKKLANAKFDETIEAHIRLGVDGRQADQQIRGAVVLPHGTGKEVKVLVFAKDAKAEEAKAAGAEFVGAEELIPKIQKENWYDFDVVVATPDMMGVVGRLGRDLGPKGLMPNPKAGTVTMDVANAIKEIKAGKIEYRLDKSNIIHVPVGKASFTEEQLADNFQTLIDAIVKAKPAAAKGQYFRNVTITSTMGPGVKIDTTKFA; via the coding sequence ATGAAAAAAGGTAAGAGATACGCAGAGCTTACAAAATTAGTGGACAGAACAAACAATTATGATCCACAGGAAGCAGTTGCTTTAGTAAAAAAATTAGCAAACGCTAAATTTGACGAAACAATCGAAGCACATATCCGTCTTGGTGTAGATGGACGTCAGGCAGACCAGCAGATCCGTGGAGCAGTTGTACTTCCACACGGAACTGGTAAAGAAGTTAAAGTTCTTGTATTCGCTAAAGATGCAAAAGCTGAAGAAGCGAAAGCAGCAGGAGCAGAATTCGTAGGAGCAGAAGAATTAATTCCTAAGATCCAGAAAGAAAACTGGTATGACTTCGACGTAGTAGTAGCTACTCCAGACATGATGGGTGTAGTAGGTCGTTTAGGACGTGACTTAGGACCTAAAGGTTTAATGCCTAACCCTAAAGCCGGAACTGTAACAATGGACGTTGCGAATGCCATTAAAGAAATCAAAGCAGGTAAGATCGAATATAGATTAGATAAATCCAACATCATTCATGTACCAGTTGGAAAAGCTTCTTTCACAGAAGAACAGTTAGCGGACAACTTCCAGACGTTAATCGATGCAATCGTAAAAGCAAAACCTGCAGCAGCAAAAGGTCAGTATTTTAGAAACGTAACAATTACTTCTACAATGGGACCTGGAGTGAAAATTGATACAACAAAATTTGCTTAA
- the rplJ gene encoding 50S ribosomal protein L10 produces the protein MAKVELKQPVVNEIKELLTDAQSAVLVSYRGITVEQDTAMRKELREADVEYKVYKNTMIRFAIQGTEFEALADDLKGPTAIAVSKTDATAPARILAKHAKNIEVLEMKSGVVEGTFYDKDGIQVIASIPSRDELLAKFLGSIQSPITNFARVIKQIAEKDGEGAAAE, from the coding sequence ATGGCAAAAGTTGAGTTAAAACAACCAGTAGTAAACGAAATTAAAGAATTACTTACAGATGCTCAGTCAGCAGTATTAGTTTCTTACCGCGGAATCACTGTAGAACAGGATACAGCAATGCGTAAAGAATTAAGAGAAGCTGATGTAGAATACAAAGTATATAAGAATACAATGATTCGTTTTGCAATCCAGGGAACAGAATTTGAAGCATTAGCTGATGATTTAAAAGGACCTACAGCAATCGCTGTTTCTAAAACAGATGCTACAGCTCCTGCAAGAATCCTTGCAAAACACGCTAAGAACATCGAAGTATTAGAAATGAAATCTGGTGTTGTAGAAGGAACATTCTATGACAAAGATGGTATCCAGGTTATCGCAAGCATCCCATCAAGAGACGAATTACTTGCGAAATTCCTTGGAAGCATTCAGTCCCCAATTACAAACTTTGCTCGTGTTATTAAGCAGATCGCTGAAAAAGACGGAGAAGGGGCTGCAGCTGAGTAA
- the rplL gene encoding 50S ribosomal protein L7/L12: MTTQEIIEVIKGLSVLELNDLVKACEEEFGVSAAAGVVVAAAGAEGGAEEKDEFDVELTEVGGAKVKVIKAVREVTGLGLKEAKELVDGAPKVIKEGASKAEAEDIKAKLEEQGAKVTLK, from the coding sequence ATGACAACTCAGGAAATTATTGAAGTTATCAAAGGTTTATCAGTATTAGAATTAAACGATTTAGTAAAAGCTTGTGAAGAAGAATTTGGAGTATCTGCAGCAGCAGGTGTTGTAGTAGCAGCAGCTGGAGCTGAAGGTGGAGCAGAAGAAAAAGACGAATTCGACGTAGAATTAACAGAAGTTGGTGGAGCTAAAGTTAAAGTCATCAAAGCTGTTCGTGAAGTAACAGGATTAGGATTAAAAGAAGCTAAAGAATTAGTTGATGGAGCTCCTAAAGTAATTAAAGAAGGTGCATCTAAAGCAGAAGCTGAAGACATCAAAGCTAAATTAGAAGAACAGGGAGCTAAAGTAACTCTTAAATAA
- a CDS encoding 2-hydroxyacid dehydrogenase, translating into MKLVIIEPLGVEEEKLMEIAHKALPDSVEIVSYQTKVTDTESLIERGKDADIIMVANLPLNAEVIKGCKNLKMLAVAFTGIDHIAMAACKEQGITVCNCAGYSNAAVSDLVFGLLISLYRNIISCDQVVREEGTKDGLVGFELEGKKFGVIGTGAIGTRVAKIAQAFGCEVYAYSRTVKDLPGIQFVGLEELLYNCDIISLHVPLNESTKGLIGKDEIALMKPDAVLINTARGPVVDSEALAEALNNGKIAGAAVDVFENEPPVSKDHPLLHAKNLIATPHVAFATKEALVKRAIIDFDNVKCWMEGKPVNVMN; encoded by the coding sequence ATGAAATTAGTAATTATTGAACCACTAGGTGTGGAAGAAGAGAAATTGATGGAAATCGCACATAAGGCATTGCCAGATTCTGTCGAGATCGTATCTTACCAGACCAAAGTAACTGACACAGAAAGCCTGATCGAACGTGGAAAGGATGCGGACATTATTATGGTTGCAAACCTGCCATTGAATGCTGAAGTCATCAAAGGCTGCAAAAACCTTAAGATGTTGGCGGTAGCATTTACAGGGATCGATCATATTGCTATGGCTGCATGCAAAGAACAGGGGATTACAGTATGCAACTGTGCAGGCTATTCAAATGCTGCAGTTTCAGATCTTGTCTTTGGACTTTTAATCTCACTGTATCGAAATATCATTTCTTGCGATCAGGTAGTCCGAGAAGAAGGAACCAAGGATGGTCTGGTTGGCTTTGAACTGGAAGGAAAGAAATTTGGTGTGATCGGAACCGGAGCGATCGGAACCAGAGTTGCGAAGATCGCCCAGGCATTTGGATGTGAAGTTTACGCATATTCAAGGACAGTAAAAGATCTTCCAGGAATTCAATTTGTAGGGTTAGAAGAACTTTTATATAATTGTGATATCATTTCATTGCATGTACCTTTAAATGAATCAACAAAAGGTTTGATCGGTAAAGATGAAATCGCATTGATGAAACCAGATGCAGTTTTGATCAACACGGCAAGAGGTCCGGTTGTTGATAGTGAAGCATTAGCTGAAGCACTCAATAACGGTAAGATTGCAGGAGCAGCCGTTGATGTCTTTGAGAATGAACCGCCGGTATCAAAAGATCATCCACTCTTACATGCAAAGAATCTGATCGCGACACCACACGTTGCATTTGCAACAAAAGAAGCATTGGTAAAACGTGCGATCATTGATTTTGATAATGTGAAATGTTGGATGGAAGGAAAACCAGTCAATGTAATGAATTAA
- a CDS encoding NlpC/P60 family protein, with protein sequence MGKNKVEKVMKKLCVCTLSVVIGMLSIQIMPVSAASKTGMGKITNKINKAGYNLWGGYDSPEEAATYDIDFYDSGINAGVAVGGNISLKYNDSYDYGDNLKYNWQIVNGNDHIAMEVSADQKTARITGRSIGDATVRLNIITDEGTEYQSIETKEMHIQISNPRLKNNKLATVLYNEGKVELEGNSANGQERIIYRADNNHNFYVSDDGTFYGYAKQTRKIYVYVDGICLEATVKCTDPQYRASCILKKGQKVSYKVSGASGYTPVTYKVGNTKYASVSSNGLTKGKKYGRTTLTISADNASVSFNIYILKSKVYKGVSKAQAICKTKPRYSQAKRMRKDYVDCSSFVWKSYKPYGVNFGSKSYAPTAADIAKWCGKKKKLLKLSTYNGKSDRLLPGDLIFYRKRSGKNGRYKNIDHIAMYVGNDTIVHADGSSVSYSYPWYRKVAAIARPVK encoded by the coding sequence ATGGGGAAAAATAAAGTGGAAAAAGTGATGAAAAAGCTGTGCGTATGTACGCTTTCAGTGGTTATAGGAATGTTATCGATTCAGATCATGCCCGTATCAGCAGCAAGTAAGACTGGCATGGGAAAGATAACGAATAAGATAAACAAAGCAGGATATAATTTATGGGGCGGATACGATTCACCGGAAGAAGCAGCAACATATGATATTGATTTCTATGATTCTGGCATCAATGCAGGTGTTGCTGTTGGCGGAAATATTTCATTAAAATATAACGATTCTTATGATTATGGAGATAATCTGAAATATAACTGGCAGATCGTCAATGGAAATGATCATATTGCGATGGAGGTATCAGCAGATCAGAAGACTGCAAGGATTACAGGAAGATCCATAGGAGATGCAACAGTCCGATTAAATATCATAACAGATGAAGGAACAGAATATCAAAGTATTGAAACAAAAGAAATGCATATCCAGATTTCCAATCCGAGATTAAAGAATAACAAACTTGCAACGGTTCTTTATAACGAAGGGAAAGTTGAATTAGAAGGCAACTCGGCGAATGGACAAGAACGCATTATCTATCGAGCAGATAATAACCATAATTTTTATGTATCGGATGATGGGACATTTTACGGATATGCAAAACAAACCAGAAAGATATACGTATATGTAGATGGAATTTGTCTGGAAGCAACTGTAAAGTGCACAGATCCACAATATAGAGCCAGTTGTATTCTGAAAAAAGGGCAAAAAGTATCTTACAAAGTATCAGGAGCCAGCGGATATACACCAGTTACATATAAAGTTGGAAATACAAAATATGCATCTGTATCATCAAATGGATTAACAAAAGGAAAAAAATACGGAAGGACAACCTTAACGATCAGTGCTGATAATGCGAGTGTATCTTTTAATATTTATATCTTAAAATCCAAAGTATACAAAGGAGTCAGTAAAGCTCAAGCGATCTGTAAGACAAAACCAAGATACAGTCAGGCAAAACGAATGCGGAAAGATTATGTAGACTGCAGTTCTTTTGTGTGGAAATCTTATAAACCATATGGTGTGAATTTTGGAAGTAAGAGCTATGCACCAACAGCTGCAGATATTGCTAAATGGTGTGGAAAAAAGAAGAAATTATTAAAACTTTCTACATATAACGGAAAATCAGACAGATTACTTCCGGGAGATCTAATCTTTTACCGTAAACGAAGTGGAAAGAATGGAAGATATAAAAATATCGACCATATCGCCATGTATGTTGGAAATGACACGATCGTACATGCAGATGGAAGCAGTGTGTCTTACAGCTATCCATGGTACCGCAAAGTTGCAGCAATCGCCAGACCAGTAAAATAA
- the thiC gene encoding phosphomethylpyrimidine synthase ThiC: protein MKYTTQMNAARQGIVTKEMEAVAAYEGIDVKDLMAEVAAGTIVIPANKNHKCLKPFGIGNSLKTKINVNLGTSRDCLNLDVEMEKVNKAVEMGAEAIMDLSSFGHTHVFRKKLVDECPAILGTVPIYDAIVYYNKALKDITSREWIDVFKMHAEDGVDFMTIHCGINRNTAERFKAMKRKMNIVSRGGSLIFAWMEATGNENPFFEYYDEILDICNEYDVTLSLGDACRPGCLADASDISQIEELVTLGELTARAWKKDVQVMIEGPGHMPMDQIQANMKIQQTICHGAPFYVLGPLVTDIAPGYDHITSAIGGAIAAASGASFLCYVTPAEHLRLPNVDDVKEGIMASKIAAHAADIAKGVKGAMDWDNQMAAARQKLDWEKQFELALDPEKARRYRAESTPEREDTCTMCGKMCSVRNMNAVLAGEDVDVI from the coding sequence ATGAAGTACACAACACAGATGAATGCAGCAAGACAGGGAATTGTAACGAAAGAGATGGAAGCAGTTGCTGCCTATGAAGGAATTGACGTGAAAGACCTTATGGCAGAAGTTGCAGCTGGAACTATTGTCATCCCTGCAAACAAGAACCACAAGTGTTTAAAGCCATTTGGAATCGGGAATTCTTTGAAGACAAAGATCAATGTAAACCTTGGAACATCCAGAGACTGTCTAAACTTAGATGTTGAGATGGAGAAAGTTAATAAAGCCGTAGAGATGGGTGCAGAAGCTATCATGGATCTTTCTTCTTTTGGACATACTCATGTATTTCGTAAGAAACTTGTCGATGAATGTCCAGCAATCCTTGGTACCGTGCCTATTTACGATGCGATTGTTTATTACAATAAAGCATTAAAGGATATCACGTCTCGTGAATGGATCGATGTTTTTAAGATGCATGCAGAAGATGGTGTAGATTTTATGACGATCCATTGTGGGATCAACCGAAACACAGCGGAACGTTTTAAGGCAATGAAACGTAAGATGAACATTGTGTCTCGTGGTGGTTCTCTGATCTTTGCATGGATGGAAGCAACAGGCAATGAGAATCCATTCTTCGAATACTATGATGAAATCCTTGATATCTGTAACGAATATGATGTAACGCTAAGCCTTGGCGATGCATGTCGTCCAGGATGCCTTGCTGATGCAAGTGACATTTCACAGATCGAAGAATTAGTAACATTAGGAGAATTAACAGCACGTGCATGGAAGAAGGATGTACAGGTTATGATCGAAGGACCTGGACATATGCCAATGGATCAGATTCAGGCGAATATGAAGATCCAGCAGACGATCTGTCATGGAGCACCATTTTATGTTCTTGGACCTCTGGTAACAGATATTGCACCTGGATATGACCATATCACATCTGCAATTGGTGGAGCGATCGCTGCAGCTTCTGGAGCAAGCTTCTTATGTTATGTAACACCAGCAGAACATCTGCGTCTTCCAAATGTCGATGATGTGAAAGAAGGAATCATGGCTTCCAAGATCGCAGCACATGCAGCAGATATTGCCAAAGGTGTAAAAGGCGCTATGGATTGGGATAACCAGATGGCAGCTGCGAGACAGAAACTTGACTGGGAGAAACAGTTCGAACTTGCTCTTGATCCTGAAAAGGCAAGAAGATACCGTGCAGAATCAACACCAGAGAGAGAAGATACATGTACAATGTGTGGAAAGATGTGTTCTGTACGTAATATGAATGCCGTCCTTGCCGGAGAAGATGTGGACGTCATCTAA
- a CDS encoding sodium-dependent transporter translates to MSNERSGFSSRLGFVLATAGSAVGLGNIWRFPYLAAKYGGGTFLLTYLILTLTFGFSLMITEVALGRKAGTSAIRAFGHFSKKHTFIGYLTTIIPFIIFPYYCVIGGWVTKYALVSLQGGIHNAASDTFFTGFISKSAEPMICVLVFLIATTVVVAGGVKGGVERVSTIMMPVLIVLLIGVSLFCITRPGAMAGVAYYLKPSLKGFGPTTILAALGQLFYSMSLAMGIMITFGSYMPKKADLEKSVTQVEIFDTGVAFLAGLMIVPAVFVFSNGDSSMLAKGPSLMFVMLPKVFNSMAFSSVIAAVFFILVLLAALTSSISLLETLVAVLMDKFHMKRGTACITMFIIALLLAVPSSLGFGAWSNITILGFDFLDFFDFISNSVLMPIAAFLTCLFVGYIIKPKVIVDEVESSGEFKRKSLFLIMVKYIAPICIVAILVFSVLEGLGFITV, encoded by the coding sequence ATGAGTAATGAAAGAAGTGGATTCTCGAGCCGTTTAGGGTTCGTTCTTGCAACGGCTGGGTCTGCTGTAGGTCTTGGAAACATCTGGAGATTTCCATATCTTGCAGCCAAGTATGGCGGAGGAACATTTTTATTAACTTATCTGATCCTTACATTAACATTTGGATTTTCACTGATGATCACAGAAGTTGCCCTTGGAAGAAAGGCAGGAACCAGTGCGATCCGTGCATTTGGACACTTTAGCAAGAAGCATACATTTATCGGATATCTTACAACGATCATTCCGTTTATTATCTTCCCGTACTACTGTGTTATCGGTGGATGGGTTACAAAATATGCACTGGTATCGCTTCAGGGAGGGATTCATAATGCCGCCTCTGATACATTCTTTACAGGGTTTATCAGCAAATCAGCAGAACCTATGATCTGTGTTCTTGTTTTCCTGATCGCTACAACAGTGGTTGTTGCAGGAGGAGTCAAAGGCGGAGTAGAACGTGTCAGCACGATCATGATGCCAGTTTTGATCGTCTTGTTGATCGGAGTTTCTTTATTCTGTATCACAAGACCAGGGGCGATGGCTGGAGTTGCATATTATTTAAAACCAAGTTTAAAAGGATTTGGTCCGACAACGATCTTAGCTGCACTTGGACAGTTATTTTATTCGATGTCCCTTGCTATGGGTATTATGATCACATTCGGATCATATATGCCAAAGAAAGCTGACCTTGAGAAATCAGTCACACAGGTTGAGATTTTTGATACAGGGGTTGCTTTCCTTGCAGGACTTATGATCGTACCAGCTGTGTTTGTATTCTCAAACGGAGATTCATCCATGCTTGCAAAAGGTCCATCTTTGATGTTTGTGATGCTTCCAAAAGTATTTAACAGTATGGCTTTTTCAAGTGTTATTGCAGCAGTATTCTTTATTTTAGTGTTACTTGCAGCACTTACCTCTTCCATTTCGCTGCTTGAGACACTCGTAGCAGTTCTGATGGATAAGTTCCATATGAAACGAGGAACTGCATGTATTACAATGTTTATCATTGCTCTGTTACTAGCAGTTCCATCATCTTTAGGATTTGGAGCATGGAGCAATATTACGATTTTAGGATTTGACTTCCTTGATTTCTTTGATTTCATCAGTAACAGTGTATTAATGCCGATCGCAGCATTCTTAACATGTTTATTTGTCGGTTATATCATCAAGCCAAAAGTAATTGTTGATGAAGTTGAAAGCTCTGGGGAATTTAAGAGAAAATCACTATTCCTTATTATGGTTAAGTATATTGCACCAATCTGCATTGTTGCGATCTTAGTATTCTCAGTACTTGAAGGATTAGGATTTATTACAGTTTAA
- a CDS encoding HAD family hydrolase: MITAVIFDMDGVIADSEYFNVKAKHLILKQAGIEVDWHYHDKFLGTTHEYMWTEMKKEFESLDKEVSYYIDQWVKTRKELINQEGLKPMPGVVDLIRILKEKGFHLAVASSSLKEDIMTNMNTFGITDCFEAFISGSECENGKPNPEIFQKAAEAIGQKAANCIVVEDSEAGVKAAKSAKMKCIGYAPEGAIKQDLHQADTVVKEFSDKLIEYIMGNK, translated from the coding sequence ATGATTACAGCAGTGATTTTTGATATGGACGGTGTGATCGCTGATTCAGAATATTTTAATGTCAAAGCAAAGCATCTCATCTTAAAACAAGCAGGTATTGAAGTTGACTGGCATTATCATGATAAGTTTTTGGGTACGACACATGAATATATGTGGACAGAGATGAAGAAAGAATTTGAAAGTCTTGATAAAGAAGTTTCATATTATATAGATCAGTGGGTTAAAACCAGAAAAGAGTTGATCAATCAGGAAGGACTAAAGCCGATGCCGGGGGTTGTTGATCTGATCCGTATATTAAAGGAAAAAGGATTTCATCTGGCAGTTGCATCGTCTTCATTGAAAGAAGATATCATGACAAATATGAATACGTTTGGGATTACAGACTGCTTTGAAGCATTTATAAGCGGTTCCGAATGTGAAAACGGAAAGCCGAATCCAGAAATCTTTCAAAAGGCGGCTGAGGCAATTGGACAGAAGGCGGCAAACTGTATCGTGGTCGAAGATTCCGAAGCAGGAGTAAAGGCAGCCAAATCTGCCAAAATGAAATGCATTGGATATGCACCAGAAGGAGCAATCAAACAAGATCTCCATCAGGCAGATACAGTGGTGAAGGAATTTTCAGATAAACTTATAGAATATATTATGGGAAATAAGTAA